The Candidatus Rokuibacteriota bacterium genomic sequence GAGGCCGAGGCGCGGCTCGAGCGCGTCCCCGCGGGCTTCATGCGCGAGATGACGCGGCAGGAGATCGAGAAGGCGGCGCGCGGGGCGGGGATCACCACCATCGACCTCGCGCGCTGCGAGGAGTGGATGGTGGCGATCCGCG encodes the following:
- a CDS encoding PCP reductase family protein codes for the protein EAEARLERVPAGFMREMTRQEIEKAARGAGITTIDLARCEEWMVAIRATMCQARGTRAEAGP